From a region of the Theobroma cacao cultivar B97-61/B2 chromosome 8, Criollo_cocoa_genome_V2, whole genome shotgun sequence genome:
- the LOC18591326 gene encoding protein DA1, translated as MDWIKKIFKGCAHKFSEGHHHGNYVEDPHPQFNAPSVSGDAWQELENEDVDRAIALSLLGESQKGRKVIDDEYQLEEDEQLARALQESLNFEPPPQYENANMYQPMPVHFPMGYRICAGCNTEIGHGRFLNCLNAFWHPECFRCHACNLPISDYEFSMSGNYRFHKSCYKERYHPKCDVCNDFIPTNPAGLIEYRAHPFWIQKYCPSHEHDGTPRCCSCERMEPQDTGYVALNDGRKLCLECLDSAVMDTKQCQPLYLDILEFYEGLNMKVEQQVPLLLVERQALNEAREGEKNGHYHMPETRGLCLSEEQTVSTILRQPRFGTGNRAMDMITEPCKLTRRCEVTAILILYGLPRLLTGSILAHEMMHAWMRLQGFRTLSQDVEEGICQVLAHMWLLSKLEYASSSNVASASSSASSRLQKGKRPQFEGKLGEFFKHQIESDTSPVYGDGFRAGHQAVYKYGLRRTLEHIRMTGRFPY; from the exons ATGGAttggattaaaaaaatatttaaaggcTGTGCCCATAAATTTTCAGAGGGGCATCATCATGGAAATTATGTGGAGGATCCTCATCCCCAATTTAATGCTCCTTCTGTCTCAGGG GATGCATGGCAGGAGCTGGAGAATGAAGATGTAGATCGTGCTATTGCCCTATCCCTGCTAGGGGAAAGTCAGAAAGGGAGAAAGGTAATAG ATGATGAATATCAACTAGAGGAAGATGAGCAACTTGCTAGAGCCTTACAAGAAAGCTTGAACTTTGAACCTCCTCCCCAGTATgaaaatgcaaatatgtatCAACCTATGCCAGTCCATTTTCCGATGGGATACAG GATATGTGCTGGTTGCAATACTGAGATTGGTCATGGAAGATTTCTAAATTGCCTGAATGCATTTTGGCATCCAGAATGTTTCCGTTGCCATGCCTGCAACCTTCCAATTTCTGATTATGAG TTCTCTATGTCTGGGAATTATCGTTTTCATAAATCTTGCTACAAGGAGCGGTACCATCCTAAATGTGATGTCTGCAACGACTTT ATTCCAACAAACCCTGCTGGTCTTATTGAATATAGGGCACATCCTTTTTGGATCCAGAAGTACTGCCCTTCTCATGAACATGACGGTACTCCACGGTGCTGCAGCTGTGAGCGAATGGAG CCACAAGACACAGGATATGTTGCCCTTAATGATGGACGGAAGCTCTGCCTAGAGTGTCTGGACTCTGCAGTTATGGATACCAAGCAATGCCAACCCCTTTATCTGGATATACTAGAATTTTATGAAGGTTTAAATATGAAAGTGGAGCAGCAAGTTCCATTACTCCTGGTTGAAAGGCAAGCTTTGAATGAAGCCAGAGAGGGAGAAAAGAAT GGCCATTATCATATGCCAGAGACTAGAGGACTCTGCCTCTCTGAGGAACAAACTGTCAGCACT ATTCTAAGGCAACCAAGATTTGGGACAGGAAATCGAGCCATGGACATGATAACAGAGCCCTGCAAACTGACACGTCGATGTGAGGTGACTGCGATCCTCATTTTATATGGCCTGCCAAG GTTACTAACGGGGTCAATCTTAGCCCATGAGATGATGCATGCATGGATGCGACTTCAAG GTTTCCGGACTCTTAGTCAGGATGTTGAGGAGGGTATTTGTCAGGTGTTAGCACACATGTGGTTACTTAGCAAACTCGAATATGCTTCAAGCAGCAATGTTGCATCAGCTTCATCCTCTGCTTCTAGTAGATTACAAAAGGGCAAAAGACCTCAATTTGAGGGGAAGCTTGGGGAGTTCTTCAAGCACCAAATTGAATCAGACACTTCCCCTGTGTATGGAGATGGTTTCAGAGCAGGCCATCAGGCAGTTTATAAATATGGTCTTAGAAGAACCCTTGAACATATTCGGATGACTGGGAGGTTCCCTTACTGA
- the LOC18591327 gene encoding lysM domain receptor-like kinase 4, producing the protein MNQFLFCFLLLNVFTLYITAQQNYSGNSALGCSNNDESGPSSAFLYTCNGQVRYCQAFLIYKSQPPFDTVPSISAFTSSNPAELATINNVTRHAEFPTGKEVIIPVNCSCLGRYYQANTKFHISSIYGTYHTIGTKAYQGLSTCSSLKRANPHSEYKLVPGNELKVPLRCACPTRYQIKGGTKYLLTYSISLGDNIPDISDRFNVSRKSIDDANGLEEKQTIFPSTTILIPLPTKPSSSQTIIHKDQPHDSPPIVKYPERHRSKRKLYEGLIIAAACSMLVLIIILFTIFMFNKRKDGVPRSGHERTKINHVLSEDLRVEIASFDQGLRVFAFEEIKKATQNFSSMNRISGSVYRGGFGGKILAVKRMRLDVSKEVQLLKNINHFNLIKLQGVCENGGSFYLVFEYMKEGSLRDWLCNQSPDETGSWTKRIQIALDVAYGLHYLHSFTKPAYVHGDIKSSNVLLNGGLRAKITNFSLARAVVHETSSVAQTTRVVGTRGYMAPEHVQTGQVTSNIDVYAFGVLLLELITGKDAIITQDGREILLSATVVSMMEKDNAEAELDSLIDPRLKSDNRTEFALRMAQLSVACLTEEPTRRPSMEDVVSVLSKIRADLFS; encoded by the coding sequence ATGAATCAGTTCCTTTTCTGCTTCCTCTTACTCAATGTTTTCACTTTATACATAACTGCTCAACAAAACTACTCAGGGAATTCAGCGTTGGGTTGCAGTAACAATGATGAATCAGGTCCTTCTTCAGCGTTTCTTTACACTTGCAATGGCCAAGTGCGATATTGCCAGGCCTTTCTTATCTACAAGTCTCAACCTCCTTTTGACACAGTTCCCAGCATTTCAGCTTTCACATCTTCGAACCCGGCAGAGCTTGCTACCATCAATAATGTAACACGGCATGCGGAGTTCCCAACTGGTAAAGAGGTAATCATTCCTGTAAATTGTTCTTGTTTAGGCCGGTATTATCAGGCAAACACCAAGTTTCACATTTCAAGCATTTACGGCACCTATCATACTATAGGAACCAAGGCATACCAGGGATTATCCACATGTAGCTCCCTTAAACGTGCAAATCCACATAGTGAATACAAATTGGTTCCTGGAAATGAATTGAAAGTTCCACTTCGATGTGCTTGTCCAACAAGGTATCAGATTAAAGGTGGAACAAAGTATCTGCTGACTTACTCTATTAGCTTGGGGGATAATATTCCAGACATCAGTGATAGGTTCAATGTGAGCAGAAAGAGCATTGATGATGCAAATGGTTTGGAAGAAAAACAAACTATTTTCCCTTCCACAACAATCCTAATTCCTTTGCCAACGAAACCTTCAAGTTCACAAACCATAATTCACAAGGACCAACCGCATGATTCACCTCCAATTGTAAAATATCCTGAAAGACATAGATCAAAGAGGAAATTGTATGAGGGGCTTATAATCGCAGCAGCTTGTTCTATGCTGGTTCTTATCATCATCCTGTTCACCATCTTTATGTTCAATAAGAGAAAGGATGGAGTTCCTCGGAGTGGCCATGAAAGAACGAAGATCAATCATGTATTGTCAGAAGACCTCCGAGTTGAAATTGCAAGCTTTGACCAAGGCTTGAGAGTTTTTGCATTTGAGGAGATAAAGAAAGCCACACAAAATTTCAGTTCCATGAACAGAATAAGCGGTTCTGTTTACCGCGGTGGTTTTGGTGGGAAGATCCTGGCTGTGAAAAGAATGAGACTAGACGTATCTAAGGAGGTACAACTGCTGAAGAATATCAATCATTTCAATTTGATAAAGCTTCAAGGTGTCTGTGAAAATGGTGGCTCTTTCTATCTTGTTTTTGAATATATGAAAGAAGGGTCTCTAAGGGATTGGCTTTGCAATCAAAGCCCCGATGAGACTGGGAGCTGGACGAAGAGGATTCAGATTGCTTTGGATGTTGCTTATGGACTTCACTATCTTCACAGTTTTACCAAACCTGCCTATGTGCACGGCGACATTAAGAGCAGCAATGTTCTGCTAAACGGTGGTCTAAGGGCCAAAATTACAAACTTCAGCCTCGCGAGAGCGGTGGTCCACGAAACAAGCAGCGTTGCTCAGACAACACGTGTTGTTGGGACCAGAGGTTATATGGCACCTGAGCATGTACAGACAGGGCAGGTTACTTCCAACATTGATGTCTATGCTTTTGGAGTTTTGCTGTTGGAACTGATTACTGGCAAAGATGCCATCATTACACAAGATGGAAGAGAAATACTGCTGTCAGCAACAGTTGTTTCCATGATGGAAAAAGACAATGCAGAAGCTGAGCTCGATTCCCTCATCGATCCTAGGCTAAAATCTGATAATCGGACAGAATTTGCACTTCGGATGGCTCAATTAAGTGTAGCCTGCTTGACAGAAGAACCAACAAGGAGACCAAGCATGGAGGATGTAGTGTCAGTTCTGTCCAAAATTCGGGCAGACCTATTTTCATAG
- the LOC18591324 gene encoding F-box/FBD/LRR-repeat protein At1g13570, translating into MSIVTKQREPLRLPIKTEAELDKISNLPGHVIDQILSHLPIRDAVRTSVLSRKWRYKWATIPYLVFDNQCLNVSSQDQTFIKNKLVNIIDHVLLLHSGPLHKFKLSHRDLLGVTDIDRWILCLSRSSIKEFILEIWKGQRYKPPSCLFNCQNLIHLELFNCLLKPPLTFKGFKNLRSLDLQHITIIQNVFEHLISSCPLLERLTLMNFTGVTHLNIDAPNLQFFDIGGIFDDVSFQNTVHLSLVSIGLYVNIDDEDNDAEENSSKLLRFFANLPHIRRLEVQSYFLKYLAIGNVPSRLPNPCVDLNYLSIRIDFDDLEENIAAQCLLRSSPNLQELEMLARPEEQNTVERSSNFWEDDHWSSLFAHLRLVKVSGISGVKSEMDFIKFLLSNSPVLERLTVKPASQDGEWELMKELLRFRRASIYAEVIYLDP; encoded by the exons ATGAGCATTGTAACT AAGCAAAGAGAGCCACTAAGATTGCCTATCAAAACAGAGGCAGAGCTAGATAAGATCAGCAACTTACCAGGACATGTTATTGATCAAATCTTGTCACATTTGCCAATAAGGGATGCCGTAAGGACTAGTGTTCTGTCAAGGAAGTGGAGATACAAATGGGCTACAATACCGTATCTTGTCTTTGATAATCAGTGTCTTAATGTCTCTTCCCAAGACCAAACTTTCATAAAAAACAAGCTTGTAAACATTATTGACCATGTACTCTTACTTCACAGTGGTCCATTACACAAGTTCAAACTCTCTCATCGAGATCTTTTAGGAGTCACTGACATTGATCGATGGATTCTTTGTTTATCGAGGAGCTCTATCAAAGAATTCATACTGGAAATATGGAAGGGCCAGCGCTACAAGCCGCCttcttgtttatttaattgCCAGAATTTGATTCATTTGGAGCTATTTAATTGCCTGCTAAAACCTCCGTTGACATTCAAAGGTTTCAAGAATTTGAGGAGCCTTGATCTTCAGCACATTACCATCATCCAAAATGTGTTCGAACACCTCATCTCTAGCTGCCCTCTGCTTGAGAGATTAACATTGATGAACTTTACTGGTGTCACACATCTTAACATTGATGCACCAAATCTGCAATTCTTTGACATTGGAGGTATTTTTGATGATGTTAGCTTTCAGAATACAGTCCATTTATCTCTAGTTTCCATTGGTTTGTATGTGAATATCGACGATGAAGACAACGATGCTGAAGAAAACTCTAGTAAATTGCTCAGATTCTTTGCTAATCTGCCCCATATTCGAAGGCTGGAGGTTCAGAGTTACTTTTTGAAG TATTTGGCTATTGGAAATGTGCCAAGCAGGTTGCCTAACCCATGTGTTGATCTGAATTATCTATCCATTCGCAtagattttgatgatttggaggaAAATATTGCTGCTCAATGCCTCCTAAGAAGTAGTCCAAATCTCCAAGAGCTGGAAATGTTG GCTCGACCAGAGGAACAAAATACTGTGGAAAGATCCTCTAACTTTTGGGAAGATGATCATTGGAGCTCACTGTTTGCCCATCTGAGACTGGTTAAAGTATCAGGCATCTCCGGTGTTAAATCGGAAATGGATTTCATCAAGTTCCTGCTTTCAAATTCGCCAGTCCTTGAGCGGTTGACTGTTAAGCCTGCTTCCCAGGATGGCGAATGGGAGCTGATGAAGGAATTGCTGCGGTTCCGGCGCGCCTCAATATATGCAGAAGTCATTTATTTAGACCCATGA
- the LOC18591325 gene encoding type IV inositol polyphosphate 5-phosphatase 11 isoform X2 has translation MGNFYTIFRAGKGRRSKCQRKPVDSFNNPAGTHEGIKTVGADNLCDFSTDSNLCICIVTWNMNGKVSYEDLVELVGSNRRFDLLVVGLQEVPRNNLARLLQDALVESHELLGKAIMQSLQLYVFGPKNSDLFTKELKVDKHSVGGCGGIIRRKKGAVAIRINYKGFRMVFITCHLSAHARNVEERNSQCRHISHSLFSKYWNPYARPAQITVWLGDLNYRLQGINTHPARNLIQRNLHGLLKSKDQLLQEAERGQIFNGYCEGTLTFKPTYKYNIGSSNYDTSYKVRVPSWTDRILFKIEDPDKISASLHCYESIDDIYSSDHKPVRAQLCLKVCKY, from the exons ATGGGAAATTTCTATACAATATTCCGAGCTGGTAAAGG AAGAAGATCAAAATGTCAGAGAAAACCAGTGGATTCTTTCAACAACCCCGCCGGTACTCATGAAGGAATAAAGACAGTGGGAGCGGATAATCTTTGCGACTTCTCTACAGATTCTAACCTCTGCATTTGCATAGTAACGTGGAACATGAATGGAAAG GTTTCGTATGAAGATCTAGTCGAACTGGTTGGGAGCAACCGAAGGTTTGATCTACTTGTGGTTGGTTTGCAAGAGGTGCCTCGAAACAATCTTGCGAGATTGTTGCAGGATGCTCTAGTTGAAAGTCACGA GTTGTTAGGGAAGGCAATTATGCAGTCTCTGCAACTATACGTGTTCGGACCAAAGAATTCAGACCTGTTCACCAAAG AACTTAAGGTGGATAAGCATTCTGTTGGAGGCTGTGGGGGAATAATCAGGAGAAAGAAAGGGGCAGTAGCAATCCGCATCAACTACAAAGGATTCCGAATGGTGTTTATCACTTGCCATCTCTCTG CTCATGCTCGGAATGTAGAAGAGAGAAACTCACAGTGCAGGCACATATCACACTCTCTCTTCTCCAAGTATTGGAACCCTTACGCCAGGCCAGCCCAGATCACAGTATGGTTGGGAGATCTCAATTACAGGCTACAAGGCATCAATACACATCCAGCCAGAAACTTAATACAAAGAAACCTTCACGGA CTGCTCAAAAGCAAAGATCAACTCCTGCAGGAGGCCGAAAGAGGGCAGATTTTCAATGGATATTGTGAGGGAACACTCACATTCAAACCAACGTACAAGTACAATATAGGAAGCAGCAACTACGATACAAGTTACAAG GTACGCGTTCCGTCATGGACTGATCGAATCCTGTTTAAGATCGAAGATCCTGACAAAATCAGCGCAAGTTTGCACTGTTACGAATCGATTGATGACATTTATAGTTCTGACCATAAGCCAGTGAGAGCCCAGCTTTGTCTCAAAGTCTGCAAATATTAG
- the LOC18591328 gene encoding probable calcium-binding protein CML41 produces MEIASISKPIKWFSNKSLRLSFPRLRSKSKSSSSLPSPTVIRPPTPNISTKEEDLQVVFRRFDSDGDGKISSEELSAYFASIGDYVSRQEAQRVIKDFDNNGDNRLEFNDFVKLMEGGNEGDDDIKRAFEMYEVDKGCGCITPVGLQQMLNRLGDVKSYEECVAMIRVFDLDGNGVLDFHEFQQMMRGEP; encoded by the coding sequence ATGGAAATTGCTAGTATTTCCAAGCCTATTAAATGGTTCTCCAACAAGAGTTTAAGGTTAAGCTTTCCTCGACTTCGCTCGAAATCCAAATCCTCAAGCTCCTTGCCATCACCAACTGTAATTCGTCCACCAACACCTAATATCAGTACGAAAGAAGAAGATCTTCAAGTTGTCTTTCGTCGTTTTGATAGTGACGGAGATGGTAAGATTTCGAGCGAGGAACTCAGTGCTTACTTCGCCTCCATAGGCGACTACGTATCAAGACAGGAAGCTCAAAGGGTCATCAAAGATTTCGACAACAATGGCGACAACCGGTTGGAATTCAATGACTTCGTCAAGTTGATGGAAGGAGGCAATGAGGGTGACGATGATATTAAAAGAGCGTTCGAGATGTACGAGGTTGACAAAGGCTGTGGGTGCATCACGCCGGTAGGTTTGCAGCAGATGCTTAACCGTCTAGGGGATGTGAAATCGTATGAAGAGTGCGTTGCCATGATTCGAGTGTTTGATCTTGATGGCAATGGAGTGCTTGACTTCCATGAATTTCAACAAATGATGAGAGGTGAACCATAG
- the LOC18591325 gene encoding type IV inositol polyphosphate 5-phosphatase 11 isoform X1: MGNFYTIFRAGKGRRSKCQRKPVDSFNNPAGTHEGIKTVGADNLCDFSTDSNLCICIVTWNMNGKVSYEDLVELVGSNRRFDLLVVGLQEVPRNNLARLLQDALVESHELLGKAIMQSLQLYVFGPKNSDLFTKELKVDKHSVGGCGGIIRRKKGAVAIRINYKGFRMVFITCHLSAAHARNVEERNSQCRHISHSLFSKYWNPYARPAQITVWLGDLNYRLQGINTHPARNLIQRNLHGLLKSKDQLLQEAERGQIFNGYCEGTLTFKPTYKYNIGSSNYDTSYKVRVPSWTDRILFKIEDPDKISASLHCYESIDDIYSSDHKPVRAQLCLKVCKY; this comes from the exons ATGGGAAATTTCTATACAATATTCCGAGCTGGTAAAGG AAGAAGATCAAAATGTCAGAGAAAACCAGTGGATTCTTTCAACAACCCCGCCGGTACTCATGAAGGAATAAAGACAGTGGGAGCGGATAATCTTTGCGACTTCTCTACAGATTCTAACCTCTGCATTTGCATAGTAACGTGGAACATGAATGGAAAG GTTTCGTATGAAGATCTAGTCGAACTGGTTGGGAGCAACCGAAGGTTTGATCTACTTGTGGTTGGTTTGCAAGAGGTGCCTCGAAACAATCTTGCGAGATTGTTGCAGGATGCTCTAGTTGAAAGTCACGA GTTGTTAGGGAAGGCAATTATGCAGTCTCTGCAACTATACGTGTTCGGACCAAAGAATTCAGACCTGTTCACCAAAG AACTTAAGGTGGATAAGCATTCTGTTGGAGGCTGTGGGGGAATAATCAGGAGAAAGAAAGGGGCAGTAGCAATCCGCATCAACTACAAAGGATTCCGAATGGTGTTTATCACTTGCCATCTCTCTG CAGCTCATGCTCGGAATGTAGAAGAGAGAAACTCACAGTGCAGGCACATATCACACTCTCTCTTCTCCAAGTATTGGAACCCTTACGCCAGGCCAGCCCAGATCACAGTATGGTTGGGAGATCTCAATTACAGGCTACAAGGCATCAATACACATCCAGCCAGAAACTTAATACAAAGAAACCTTCACGGA CTGCTCAAAAGCAAAGATCAACTCCTGCAGGAGGCCGAAAGAGGGCAGATTTTCAATGGATATTGTGAGGGAACACTCACATTCAAACCAACGTACAAGTACAATATAGGAAGCAGCAACTACGATACAAGTTACAAG GTACGCGTTCCGTCATGGACTGATCGAATCCTGTTTAAGATCGAAGATCCTGACAAAATCAGCGCAAGTTTGCACTGTTACGAATCGATTGATGACATTTATAGTTCTGACCATAAGCCAGTGAGAGCCCAGCTTTGTCTCAAAGTCTGCAAATATTAG
- the LOC18591329 gene encoding putative pentatricopeptide repeat-containing protein At1g19290, whose protein sequence is MLRYFRLHAPSLHSYVHRPLQSFHASSPLHWKLREEFNITRPDLISRITRLLILGRYNALNDLSFDFSNELLDSVLRSLKLNPNASFYFFKLASKQQKFRPDITSYCIVVHILSRARMYDETRAHLSELVGLCKNKHSSFLVWNELVRVYKEFKFSPLVFDMLLKIYAEKGLIKNALNVFDNMGKYGRVPSLRSCNCLLSNLVKNGESHTAVLVYEQMIRIGIVPDVFTCSIIVNAYCKEGRAERAVEFVREMENSGFELNVVSYNSLIDGFVGLGDMEGAKRVFKLMFEKGISRNVVTYTMLIKGYCKQRQMEEAEKVVKEMEEELMVADEFAYGVLLDGYCQVGKMDNAIRIQEEMLKMGLKMNLFVCNSLINGYCKFGQTHEAERVLMCMSGWNIKPDSFCYNTLVDGYCRMGHMSEAFKLCDEMLQEGIEPGVVTYNTLLKGLCRAGSFDDALHLWHVMLKRGLLPDEVSCCTLLCVFFKMGEVERALGFWKSILARGVSKNRIVFNTMINGLCKIGKMDEAKEIFGKMKELGCLPDVITYRILIDGYCKIGEIEDALKLKDKMEREAIFPTIEMYNSLISGVFKSRKLIKVGDLLTETFTRGLAPNLVTYGALITGWCDVGDLKKAFSIYFEMIEKGFAPNIIICSKIVSCLYRLGRIDEANLLLQKMLGTDPVLAHLGLDSLKTDVRCRDIQKIANTLDESAKSFSLPNNVVYNIAMAGLCKSGKVDDARRFFSALLQRGFNPDNFTYCTLIHGYSASGNVNEAFSLRDEMLTVGLKPNIVTYNALINGLCKSGNLDRAQRLFSKLPLKGLAPNAVTYNTLIDAYLKVGKTCEASGLLEKMIEEGVSPSPATYSALVTGLCEQGDNGKTMKLLAAQGHVKCGDLKTITKLHDIMHTVCPSLDVATQKQMDLTVSSDARVSDNVYYISEAVC, encoded by the coding sequence ATGCTCAGGTACTTTCGGCTCCACGCTCCTTCACTGCACTCTTATGTCCACCGCCCGCTCCAATCCTTCCACGCGTCCTCTCCACTCCACTGGAAACTCCGGGAAGAATTCAATATCACCCGACCCGACCTTATCTCCCGGATCACCCGACTCCTCATCCTAGGCCGTTACAACGCCCTCAACGACCTCTCTTTCGACTTCTCCAATGAACTCCTCGATTCCGTTCTCCGAAGCCTCAAACTAAACCCCAACGCTTCCTTCTATTTCTTCAAATTAGCTTCGAAGCAACAAAAATTCCGACCAGACATCACGTCGTATTGCATAGTCGTCCACATCTTGTCTCGAGCTCGCATGTATGATGAAACCAGAGCTCATTTATCCGAATTGGTCGGTTTATGTAAGAACAAGCACTCTTCTTTTTTAGTTTGGAATGAGCTCGTCAGAGTTTATAaggaatttaaattttctccCTTGGTTTTCGATAtgttattgaaaatttatgcTGAAAAAGGGTTGATTAAAAATGCTTTGAATGTGTTTGATAATATGGGAAAGTACGGTCGTGTCCCCAGTTTAAGATCATGTAATTGTTTGTTGAGTAATTTGGTTAAGAATGGGGAAAGTCATACGGCTGTACTTGTTTATGAGCAGATGATCAGGATTGGGATCGTGCCAGATGTTTTTACGTGTTCGATAATTGTTAATGCGTATTGTAAAGAAGGGAGAGCGGAGAGAGCAGTGGAATTTGTTAGAGAAATGGAGAATTCAGGTTTTGAGTTGAATGTGGTTAGTTATAATAGTTTGATTGATGGGTTTGTTGGTTTGGGAGATATGGAGGGAGCGAAAAGAGTGTTTAAGTTGATGTTTGAGAAAGGGATTTCGAGGAATGTGGTTACCTATACAATGTTGATCAAGGGTTATTGTAAACAACGTCAGATGGAGGAAGCAGAGAAGGTGGTTAAAGAGATGGAGGAGGAGTTGATGGTTGCGGATGAATTTGCTTATGGTGTGCTGTTAGATGGTTATTGTCAAGTTGGTAAAATGGATAATGCTATAAGGATTCAGGAAGAGATGCTGAAAATGGGGTTGAAGATGAATTTGTTTGTTTGCAATTCGTTGATCAACGGGTATTGTAAGTTTGGTCAAACTCATGAGGCAGAGAGAGTGTTGATGTGTATGAGTGGTTGGAACATAAAGCCGGATTCATTTTGTTATAATACTCTTGTGGATGGGTATTGTAGAATGGGCCATATGAGTGAGGCTTTCAAGCTTTGTGATGAGATGCTTCAGGAAGGAATTGAACCAGGTGTTGTAACTTACAATACCCTTCTCAAGGGTTTATGTCGTGCAGGTTCCTTTGATGATGCTTTGCACCTTTGGCATGTGATGCTCAAAAGAGGGTTGCTCCCTGATGAGGTCAGTTGTTGTACTCTGCTTTGTGTGTTTTTCAAGATGGGAGAAGTTGAAAGAGCTTTAGGATTTTGGAAAAGTATTTTAGCCAGGGGCGTTTCCAAAAATAGGATTGTTTTTAATACAATGATTAATGGACTATGTAAGATAGGGAAAATGGATGAAGCGAAAGAGATATTTGGCAAAATGAAGGAACTAGGGTGCTTACCAGATGTAATAACATATAGAATCCTGATTGATGGATATTGTAAAATTGGAGAAATTGAAGATGCTTTAAAACTTAAAGATAAGATGGAAAGGGAAGCAATTTTTCCTACAATTGAAATGTATAATTCTCTAATTAGTGGAGTTTTCAAATCTAGAAAATTGATCAAAGTAGGGGATCTTCTTACTGAAACGTTTACCAGGGGACTAGCCCCTAATCTTGTTACTTATGGGGCTCTGATTACCGGTTGGTGTGATGTAGGAGACTTGAAAAAAGCATTTAGCATATATTTTGAGATGATTGAGAAAGGGTTTGCACCCAACATAATCATTTGCAGCAAAATAGTCAGTTGCCTGTACAGGCTTGGCAGGATTGATGAGGCAAATTTACTGCTGCAGAAGATGCTAGGTACTGATCCTGTTTTAGCTCACTTGGGTTTGGATAGCTTGAAGACTGATGTTAGATGTCGGGATATTCAGAAAATTGCAAATACTCTTGATGAAAGTGCCAAAAGTTTTTCTCTGCCCAACAATGTGGTGTATAATATAGCCATGGCAGGATTGTGCAAGTCAGGGAAGGTCGATGATGCAAGAAGATTTTTTTCGGCTTTGCTGCAACGAGGATTCAATCCAGATAATTTTACGTATTGCACTTTGATTCATGGCTATTCAGCCTCTGGTAATGTCAATGAAGCATTCAGTTTACGGGATGAGATGCTGACAGTGGGTCTTAAGCCAAATATTGTTACTTATAATGCTCTTATAAATGGACTGTGCAAATCAGGGAATCTGGATCGAGCACAGAGGCTTTTCAGTAAGCTTCCATTGAAGGGGTTAGCTCCTAATGCTGTTACCTATAATACATTGATTGATGCATATCTTAAAGTTGGTAAAACTTGTGAAGCCTCTGGTTTGCTAGAGAAAATGATAGAAGAAGGGGTTTCCCCATCTCCAGCCACCTATTCTGCATTGGTCACTGGCCTTTGTGAGCAAGGAGATAATGGCAAAACTATGAAACTTTTGGCTGCTCAGGGTCATGTTAAATGTGGAGATTTGAAGACGATCACAAAGCTTCATGATATTATGCATACTGTGTGTCCATCCCTTGATGTTGCCACACAGAAGCAAATGGACTTGACAGTGTCCTCAGATGCTAGAGTGTCAGACAATGTGTATTATATATCTGAAGCTGTGTGTTGA